In one window of Haemophilus parainfluenzae DNA:
- the glmS gene encoding glutamine--fructose-6-phosphate transaminase (isomerizing), giving the protein MCGIVGAVAQRDVAEILINGLHRLEYRGYDSAGVAVVDPNHELHRVRCLGKVKALDEAVAVKPLIGGTGIAHTRWATHGEPSEANAHPHTSGNFAVVHNGIIENHEELRELLKSRGYVFNSQTDTEVIAHLVEWEMRSASTLLEAVQKTVKQLTGAYGMVVLDREHPEHLVAARSGSPLVIGLGIGENFLASDQLALLSVTRRFIYLEEGDIAEITRRTVDIYDANGQKVEREVHESNLENDAAEKGKFRHFMQKEIYEQPNALINTMEGRILHNNVIVDAIGNGASEILEKVEHIQIVACGTSYNAGMTARYWFEALAGVSCDVEIASEFRYRKFVTHPNSLLVTISQSGETADTLAALRLAKEKGYMAALTICNVSSSSLVRESDLAFMTRAGVEVGVASTKAFTTQLAALLMLVTAIGKVKGNISNEKEVEIVKALQSLPAEIEKALAFDKDIEALAEDFAEKNHALFLGRGEFYPIAVEASLKLKEISYIHAEAYAAGELKHGPLALIDADMPVIVVAPNNELLEKVKSNIEEVRARGGQLYVFADKEAGFTPSEGMKIITMPKVNEIVAPIFYTVPMQLLSYHVALIKGTDVDQPRNLAKSVTVE; this is encoded by the coding sequence ATGTGTGGTATTGTTGGTGCGGTAGCACAACGTGATGTAGCAGAAATTTTAATTAATGGTTTACACCGCTTAGAGTATCGTGGTTATGACTCTGCGGGTGTTGCTGTCGTGGATCCAAACCATGAATTACACCGCGTGCGCTGCTTGGGTAAAGTAAAAGCCCTTGATGAAGCAGTTGCAGTAAAACCATTAATCGGTGGTACAGGGATTGCGCACACACGTTGGGCAACTCATGGTGAACCATCTGAAGCCAATGCTCACCCACATACTTCGGGTAACTTTGCTGTCGTACATAATGGCATCATCGAAAATCATGAAGAATTACGTGAATTGCTTAAATCTCGTGGTTATGTGTTCAATTCTCAAACCGATACAGAAGTGATCGCTCACCTAGTTGAATGGGAAATGCGTTCAGCCTCTACTCTACTTGAAGCCGTACAAAAAACTGTAAAACAACTTACCGGTGCATACGGTATGGTGGTATTAGATCGCGAACATCCAGAACATTTAGTTGCAGCACGTTCAGGCAGCCCATTAGTAATTGGTTTAGGGATTGGTGAAAACTTTCTGGCATCTGACCAACTTGCGTTATTAAGCGTGACTCGTCGTTTCATTTATTTAGAAGAAGGCGACATTGCCGAAATTACACGTCGTACTGTGGATATTTACGATGCGAATGGTCAAAAAGTAGAACGTGAAGTACACGAATCTAACCTTGAAAATGATGCCGCAGAAAAAGGCAAATTCCGCCATTTCATGCAAAAAGAAATCTATGAGCAACCAAATGCATTAATCAATACCATGGAAGGTCGTATCCTTCACAATAACGTGATTGTGGATGCTATCGGTAATGGCGCATCAGAAATCTTAGAAAAAGTTGAACACATTCAAATTGTCGCTTGTGGTACCTCTTATAATGCAGGTATGACAGCTCGTTACTGGTTTGAAGCACTTGCTGGCGTGAGCTGTGATGTCGAAATCGCATCTGAATTCCGCTATCGCAAATTCGTGACTCATCCAAATAGCTTGTTAGTGACTATCTCTCAATCAGGTGAAACGGCGGATACTCTTGCCGCACTTCGTCTTGCAAAAGAAAAAGGTTACATGGCGGCCTTAACGATCTGTAACGTATCAAGTTCATCTTTAGTACGCGAATCTGATCTTGCCTTCATGACACGTGCAGGCGTTGAAGTCGGTGTGGCATCAACCAAAGCATTTACCACTCAGTTGGCAGCATTATTAATGTTGGTGACCGCGATTGGTAAAGTAAAAGGTAATATCTCAAACGAAAAAGAAGTGGAAATTGTGAAAGCATTACAATCACTTCCAGCTGAAATTGAAAAAGCCCTTGCGTTTGATAAAGACATTGAAGCATTAGCAGAAGACTTTGCAGAAAAAAACCATGCACTTTTCTTAGGTCGTGGCGAGTTCTACCCTATCGCGGTAGAAGCTTCATTGAAGTTAAAAGAAATTTCTTATATCCACGCAGAAGCTTATGCAGCTGGTGAATTAAAACACGGTCCACTCGCTTTAATTGATGCGGACATGCCGGTTATTGTAGTTGCGCCAAACAATGAATTACTTGAAAAAGTAAAATCAAACATTGAAGAAGTACGTGCGCGTGGCGGCCAACTTTATGTTTTCGCGGATAAAGAAGCGGGCTTCACGCCTAGCGAAGGCATGAAAATCATCACCATGCCAAAAGTGAATGAAATTGTTGCACCAATTTTCTATACCGTTCCAATGCAATTATTGTCATACCATGTGGCATTAATTAAAGGAACCGACGTAGACCAACCTCGTAACTTAGCGAAATCGGTAACCGTAGAATAA
- a CDS encoding DeoR/GlpR family DNA-binding transcription regulator, with translation MKRNIQHRNTQQRRHAIMQLLQEQGEVSVEQLVQLFDTSEVTIRKDLTALESNGFLLRKYGGAILMPQEIIEEEQDDELSQRKLVLAKAAAERIRDHNRIIVDSGSTTAALIKQLNRKQGLIVMTNSLSVAIELRSLENEPTLLMTGGTWDMRSESFQGKIAEQVLRSYDFDQLFIGADGIDLERGTTTFNELVRLSQVMAEVSREVIVMVESQKIGRKMPNVELTWQQIDVLITDNKLSQADKDAIMAQGVEVICVDVA, from the coding sequence ATGAAACGAAACATTCAACACCGAAATACCCAACAACGCAGACATGCCATTATGCAACTGCTACAAGAACAAGGTGAAGTCAGTGTAGAACAGCTAGTACAGTTATTTGACACCTCTGAAGTGACAATTCGAAAAGATCTCACTGCATTGGAAAGTAATGGTTTTCTTCTTCGTAAATACGGTGGTGCTATTTTAATGCCACAAGAAATCATCGAAGAAGAACAAGATGATGAACTTTCGCAACGAAAGTTAGTCTTAGCAAAGGCAGCTGCAGAACGTATTCGTGATCACAATCGCATTATTGTGGATAGTGGCAGTACAACCGCTGCATTGATTAAACAACTTAATCGCAAGCAAGGATTAATTGTGATGACAAATTCGCTTTCGGTGGCAATCGAATTACGCTCACTCGAAAATGAACCGACGCTCTTAATGACGGGAGGCACTTGGGATATGCGTTCTGAATCCTTCCAAGGCAAGATTGCCGAACAAGTGCTACGTTCTTATGATTTTGACCAATTATTCATTGGAGCCGATGGCATTGATTTAGAACGAGGGACAACAACATTCAATGAGTTAGTTCGCTTAAGCCAAGTGATGGCTGAAGTATCTCGTGAAGTGATTGTGATGGTGGAATCACAAAAAATTGGCAGAAAAATGCCAAATGTGGAATTAACCTGGCAGCAAATTGATGTACTGATTACCGATAACAAATTATCTCAGGCCGACAAAGACGCCATAATGGCACAAGGCGTAGAAGTAATTTGTGTAGATGTGGCATAA
- a CDS encoding HU family DNA-binding protein translates to MNKTDLIDAIASAAELNKKQAKAALEATLDAITNSLKEGESVQLIGFGTFKVNQRAARTGRNPQTGAEIQIAASKVPAFVSGKALKDAIK, encoded by the coding sequence ATGAACAAAACAGATTTAATTGATGCGATTGCAAGTGCAGCTGAATTAAACAAAAAACAAGCTAAAGCTGCATTAGAAGCAACTTTAGACGCTATCACCAACAGCCTTAAAGAAGGTGAATCGGTACAATTAATTGGTTTCGGTACATTCAAAGTTAACCAACGTGCAGCACGTACTGGCCGTAATCCACAAACAGGTGCAGAAATCCAAATCGCCGCATCGAAAGTACCTGCTTTCGTATCTGGTAAAGCATTAAAAGACGCAATTAAATAA
- a CDS encoding YjaG family protein: MRNPIHKRLENVESWQHLTFMACLCERMAPNFTLFCQMTEQEQAEKTYHNILNLVWEFLTVKGAKINFENQLEKLEEIIPDVNNYDFFGVVPALDACEALGELLHAIIAGETLEKAIQISQISLGTICSLLETQENRNLSESELKSHEEIEEELDLQWQIYRLLKDCEKRDIDLILSLRNEIKQDGISNIGIKIEQ, translated from the coding sequence ATGCGAAACCCAATTCACAAGCGTCTCGAAAATGTTGAAAGCTGGCAACATCTGACCTTTATGGCCTGCTTATGCGAACGTATGGCGCCGAATTTTACCTTGTTTTGTCAAATGACCGAACAGGAACAAGCAGAAAAGACCTATCACAACATTTTAAATTTAGTGTGGGAATTTCTAACCGTTAAAGGGGCGAAAATCAATTTCGAAAACCAATTAGAGAAGCTCGAAGAGATTATTCCTGATGTGAATAATTATGACTTCTTTGGTGTGGTACCCGCTCTCGATGCTTGTGAAGCGTTAGGTGAATTATTGCATGCCATTATCGCAGGCGAGACGCTCGAAAAAGCGATTCAAATCAGCCAAATTTCGTTAGGCACAATTTGTTCCTTGTTAGAAACCCAAGAAAACCGTAATCTTTCTGAAAGCGAACTGAAAAGCCATGAAGAAATTGAAGAAGAACTTGATCTACAATGGCAAATCTATAGATTACTCAAAGACTGCGAAAAACGAGATATCGATCTAATTTTATCTCTCCGAAACGAGATTAAGCAGGACGGAATCTCCAACATCGGTATAAAAATCGAGCAATGA
- the hemE gene encoding uroporphyrinogen decarboxylase encodes MSELKNDRYLKALLREPVDMTPVWMMRQAGRYLPEYKATRAEAGDFMSLCRNADLACEVTLQPLRRYALDAAILFSDILTIPDAMGLGLSFGAGEGPKFAHPIENKSAVENLPIPDPEGELQYVMNAVRTIRRELKGEVPLIGFSGSPWTLATYMVEGGSSKTFNKIKKMMYAEPQTLHLLLDKVADSVILYLNAQIKAGAQAVMVFDTWGGVLGHREYLDFSLQYMHKIVDGLIREHDGRKVPVTLFTKGGGLWLEAMANTGCDALGLDWTVNLADAKARVGHKVALQGNMDPSVLYAPAERIEQEVRSILSDFGQGSGHVFNLGHGIHQDVPESAPKIFVDAIHEFSKAYHK; translated from the coding sequence ATGTCTGAATTAAAAAATGATCGTTATTTAAAAGCCTTATTACGTGAACCAGTGGATATGACACCCGTATGGATGATGCGCCAAGCTGGACGCTATTTGCCTGAATATAAAGCAACACGTGCAGAAGCGGGCGATTTTATGTCTCTTTGCCGCAATGCGGATTTAGCTTGTGAAGTTACCTTACAGCCACTTCGTCGCTATGCTTTAGACGCGGCTATTTTATTCTCAGATATTTTAACTATTCCTGATGCAATGGGCTTAGGCTTAAGTTTTGGTGCAGGTGAAGGCCCGAAATTTGCTCATCCAATTGAAAACAAAAGTGCGGTCGAAAATTTACCGATTCCTGACCCTGAAGGCGAACTTCAATATGTGATGAATGCTGTGCGTACAATTCGTCGCGAACTAAAAGGCGAAGTGCCACTGATTGGTTTCTCTGGTAGCCCGTGGACACTGGCAACTTATATGGTTGAAGGTGGTAGCAGCAAAACCTTTAATAAAATCAAAAAAATGATGTATGCCGAACCGCAAACCTTACATCTTTTATTAGATAAAGTGGCGGATTCCGTGATTTTATACCTAAACGCACAAATCAAAGCAGGTGCACAAGCGGTCATGGTATTTGATACTTGGGGCGGTGTGTTAGGTCATCGTGAATATTTAGACTTCTCTCTGCAATATATGCACAAAATCGTCGATGGTTTAATTCGTGAACACGATGGTCGTAAAGTACCGGTAACCTTATTTACTAAAGGCGGCGGGTTATGGTTAGAAGCCATGGCTAATACAGGCTGCGATGCGCTAGGATTAGACTGGACAGTTAATTTGGCGGATGCAAAAGCGCGTGTGGGTCATAAAGTGGCGCTACAAGGCAATATGGATCCAAGTGTGTTATATGCACCTGCAGAGCGTATCGAGCAAGAAGTGCGGTCAATTTTATCCGATTTTGGTCAAGGCAGCGGACATGTATTTAACTTAGGTCATGGAATCCACCAAGACGTGCCGGAAAGTGCACCAAAAATCTTCGTGGATGCCATTCACGAATTTTCTAAAGCCTATCATAAATAA
- the nudC gene encoding NAD(+) diphosphatase encodes MKAIQPEDQGYWLFTKGSTLYWQENDLPFGTAKELGLITQKVMLLGKWKSQSLWLVAENDQDEREYLSLRSLLSLPTEDFHLLSRGVEINHFLKTHQFCGKCGQKAEQTHDELAIQCTSCGYRTYPVICPSIIVAVRRGTEILLANHQRHYTPGKARIYTTLAGFVEVGETFEDAVRREVFEETGIRIKNIRYFGSQPWAFPNSQMVGFLADYDSGEIQLQETELHDAQWFSSAAPLPELPPTGTIALKLINATLELCKAEQNR; translated from the coding sequence ATGAAAGCAATTCAGCCGGAAGATCAGGGATATTGGCTATTCACCAAAGGATCGACTCTTTATTGGCAGGAAAATGATCTGCCTTTTGGAACAGCAAAGGAACTCGGCCTCATAACGCAAAAAGTAATGTTGCTCGGGAAATGGAAATCACAATCTTTATGGCTTGTGGCAGAAAATGATCAAGATGAACGAGAATACCTTTCCTTACGAAGTTTGTTATCTTTACCAACTGAAGATTTTCATTTATTAAGCCGAGGTGTGGAAATTAATCATTTTCTGAAAACCCATCAATTTTGCGGAAAGTGCGGTCAAAAAGCGGAACAAACTCACGATGAGCTTGCGATTCAATGCACAAGTTGCGGCTATCGTACTTACCCCGTTATTTGCCCTTCGATTATTGTCGCCGTTCGCCGTGGCACAGAGATTTTGTTAGCCAATCATCAACGCCATTACACGCCAGGTAAAGCGCGTATATACACCACGTTAGCGGGCTTTGTGGAAGTGGGCGAAACCTTTGAAGATGCGGTTCGCCGCGAAGTCTTTGAAGAAACGGGTATTCGCATTAAAAATATTCGCTATTTCGGGAGCCAACCTTGGGCATTCCCTAATTCACAAATGGTGGGATTTTTAGCTGATTACGACAGCGGAGAAATTCAACTGCAAGAAACAGAACTGCATGATGCACAATGGTTTTCTAGCGCTGCCCCCTTGCCAGAATTACCGCCAACAGGTACTATCGCACTCAAATTAATTAATGCTACGCTTGAACTTTGCAAAGCGGAACAAAATAGATAA
- a CDS encoding DUF3290 family protein — MSFFSFAFLENAMSFEGYFKYIAIFVSLGALLVVTSLYLRHRLQTKYRDLSIIFLLLIIFLLGVQYKQYERNEVYAADISSVVTFLNSVKDSQNLQKEDIRTNSRTLMNGMILNIRDQYFEVHFNNDFSAYTLSPINLVNPNITVIDKEDK, encoded by the coding sequence ATGTCTTTTTTCTCTTTTGCTTTTTTAGAAAATGCGATGTCTTTTGAAGGTTATTTTAAATATATCGCCATTTTTGTCTCGTTAGGTGCATTGCTTGTGGTGACAAGCTTATATTTACGTCATCGGTTACAAACCAAATATCGCGATCTCAGTATTATCTTTCTTTTATTAATTATTTTCTTGCTCGGTGTGCAATATAAGCAATATGAGCGAAATGAAGTCTATGCAGCTGATATCTCTAGCGTGGTGACATTTTTAAATTCGGTGAAAGACAGTCAAAATTTACAGAAAGAAGATATTCGTACCAATAGCCGTACATTAATGAACGGCATGATTTTAAATATTCGGGATCAGTATTTCGAAGTCCATTTTAATAATGATTTTTCAGCGTATACCTTATCCCCAATTAACTTAGTAAACCCTAATATTACTGTGATTGATAAGGAGGATAAATAA
- a CDS encoding DUF421 domain-containing protein has protein sequence MDGYTLLGLKLAMGIVGLVLQIHLMGKGNLAPTSAMDQAQNFVLGGIIGGVIYSDSIGVFQFSLVLVLWTLLIFTLRFIKNHNQLVKSLIDGKPVPVISNGKVKTAECMKNGITAYDLMFKLRAAGIYEIKTVKRAVFEQNGQLSIIRYGDDDLRYPLIIDGQLDDDVLEIIDRDEEWVKAELEKQNMTIEQVYIGEYLNGQLVAHVYENK, from the coding sequence ATGGATGGCTACACATTATTAGGCTTAAAATTGGCCATGGGTATTGTTGGACTCGTACTTCAAATTCACTTAATGGGCAAAGGCAACCTCGCGCCGACCTCCGCGATGGATCAGGCACAAAACTTTGTGCTGGGTGGCATCATTGGTGGTGTGATTTATAGTGATAGTATTGGGGTATTTCAGTTCTCTTTAGTACTCGTACTTTGGACATTATTGATTTTTACCCTTCGTTTTATCAAAAACCATAACCAATTAGTTAAATCGTTGATTGATGGTAAACCAGTTCCGGTGATTTCAAACGGCAAGGTAAAAACTGCTGAATGTATGAAAAACGGTATTACTGCTTATGACCTCATGTTTAAGTTACGTGCTGCCGGTATTTATGAAATCAAAACGGTTAAACGTGCGGTATTTGAACAAAATGGACAACTTTCGATTATTCGATACGGTGATGATGATTTACGTTATCCATTAATTATTGATGGACAATTAGATGATGATGTTTTAGAAATTATTGATCGTGATGAAGAATGGGTTAAAGCTGAGTTAGAAAAACAGAACATGACGATTGAGCAAGTGTATATTGGCGAATACTTGAATGGTCAGTTAGTGGCACATGTATATGAAAACAAATAA
- a CDS encoding enoyl-CoA hydratase, whose translation MAKFYLAMYKHKRDWLKEPVKAIADCITRFFTKGKYSHCEIAIERIEFGNGHHYEHETVYDCYSSSVQDGGVRCKQIDVSDNTKWDLIPLNNVTEEQIKAYFDRTLGCKYDWWGALGIVLGIKQKRSKYFCSEWCFNAIKGGDQGWRFSPNQLATIFKKG comes from the coding sequence ATGGCTAAGTTTTATTTGGCGATGTACAAACACAAGCGTGACTGGCTTAAAGAACCAGTCAAAGCAATTGCTGACTGCATTACTCGATTTTTTACCAAAGGCAAATATTCGCATTGTGAAATTGCCATTGAGCGTATTGAGTTTGGCAATGGGCATCATTATGAGCATGAGACAGTATATGACTGCTACTCCTCATCGGTACAAGATGGCGGTGTGCGTTGCAAACAGATTGATGTATCCGATAACACAAAATGGGATTTAATCCCACTCAACAATGTTACTGAGGAACAAATCAAGGCCTATTTTGACCGCACTTTGGGTTGTAAATACGACTGGTGGGGGGCGTTAGGTATCGTGCTGGGCATTAAGCAAAAACGCAGTAAGTATTTTTGCTCCGAGTGGTGTTTCAACGCAATCAAAGGCGGCGACCAAGGTTGGCGATTCAGCCCAAATCAACTGGCAACGATTTTTAAAAAAGGATAG
- a CDS encoding phage tail protein, which produces MANLKEQEKWEDGVYQIEENDPVLGGENGITNKPIKQLSNRTLWLKKTLELFGKKSAPKDLTADSTSTADESGHSHKLPAGSITQKGIWQATSDTGIDSDGLVLTAKAGKKLAQLIATVQLALNNYIPLSKRSSAVNSNDENNVATSKAVKTAYDKGVDAKNAADNAQRAADNANNNANTRVAKSGDTMTGNLTVPNLIVNDPTNNNNFVQIGDDTKLIDVDMGQTVGLQTTGNANDAYIAYGATKKRFGFDGANFSAESGLGAQWFGSQKRGEGAYSQQWQTEAPYHVNAGNANGSNTYFPYLKGKVLNGDGWGSAFSFGYTTPGARNQFGAGIIHLIEDNGREKWWEFAHNGNFRSAADVVTGSGKSLNNTHQQSYDYVQVTSSGHYGGLSILKPDGKSMRFEREGNAFKFWNQDMYSILMPERGGTVLLDTDFFYQKIGNFEIRKYPDGTMIQTNTVNFRGGYSHGTVYSFNWAVSFVAAPMVFGNGKAVEDYRLVDRFQMDIKTKSNGSTYYYYLYDPGGEQGDWDMQFLAIGRWK; this is translated from the coding sequence ATGGCTAATTTAAAAGAACAAGAAAAGTGGGAAGACGGAGTTTATCAAATTGAAGAAAACGACCCTGTGCTTGGCGGTGAGAATGGCATTACAAATAAACCCATTAAACAACTCTCCAATCGTACATTATGGCTTAAAAAGACATTGGAGCTATTTGGTAAGAAATCCGCACCGAAAGATTTAACTGCAGATAGCACAAGCACGGCTGATGAATCCGGCCATAGTCATAAATTACCGGCAGGTTCAATAACACAAAAAGGTATTTGGCAAGCGACTAGCGATACCGGTATTGATAGTGATGGTTTGGTATTGACAGCTAAAGCAGGTAAAAAACTCGCGCAACTGATTGCGACGGTGCAGCTTGCGTTAAATAACTATATCCCTCTTAGCAAACGATCATCCGCAGTCAATAGCAACGATGAAAATAATGTAGCAACATCAAAAGCGGTTAAAACGGCTTATGATAAAGGCGTGGATGCGAAAAATGCGGCAGATAATGCTCAACGAGCGGCAGATAATGCCAACAACAACGCCAACACCCGTGTCGCTAAATCAGGCGATACAATGACGGGCAATCTCACCGTGCCAAATCTTATCGTCAATGACCCAACAAATAATAACAACTTTGTGCAAATCGGCGATGATACGAAGTTAATTGATGTTGACATGGGGCAGACCGTTGGATTGCAAACAACAGGCAATGCAAATGATGCCTACATTGCCTATGGAGCAACCAAAAAACGATTTGGCTTTGATGGAGCAAATTTTTCAGCCGAGAGTGGTCTTGGTGCTCAATGGTTTGGGAGTCAAAAACGAGGCGAAGGAGCCTACAGTCAACAATGGCAAACAGAGGCACCTTATCATGTCAATGCGGGTAATGCTAATGGCTCAAATACATATTTTCCATATTTAAAAGGTAAGGTATTAAATGGGGATGGATGGGGGTCTGCATTTTCATTTGGATACACTACGCCTGGTGCAAGAAATCAGTTTGGTGCTGGGATTATCCATCTCATTGAGGACAATGGTAGAGAAAAATGGTGGGAGTTTGCACACAACGGAAACTTTAGATCTGCAGCTGATGTGGTAACAGGCTCAGGTAAAAGCTTAAATAATACCCACCAACAATCTTATGATTATGTTCAAGTCACAAGCTCTGGGCACTACGGCGGTTTAAGCATTCTCAAACCAGATGGTAAATCCATGCGATTTGAGCGTGAAGGCAATGCATTTAAGTTTTGGAATCAGGATATGTATAGCATTTTGATGCCAGAGCGTGGTGGTACTGTGTTGCTCGATACCGATTTTTTCTACCAAAAAATCGGCAACTTTGAGATTCGAAAATATCCAGATGGGACGATGATACAGACCAATACAGTCAACTTCAGAGGTGGGTATTCGCACGGCACGGTTTATTCATTTAATTGGGCAGTATCATTTGTGGCGGCCCCAATGGTATTCGGGAACGGCAAGGCGGTAGAAGATTATAGGCTTGTAGATAGATTCCAAATGGACATAAAGACTAAGTCAAATGGGTCGACTTATTACTATTACCTATACGATCCAGGCGGAGAACAAGGTGATTGGGATATGCAATTTTTAGCAATTGGGAGATGGAAATAA
- a CDS encoding phage tail protein, whose translation MASLTYADVISRETKYKSLADLSARMRDLDKSKVMTTLVELLDDEFIPLLAEKWSVTGYDGAFLAESDNSKRSLIKVAIELHRYKGTPWSIREVLRRLGFGEIEIDEGLKARTYEHKFVQTIPLSDKWAYYAIRLNQPITNDQAQQLRKILRNFAPARCTLAVLDYKSVPLRYNNKARYNGSYNHGSN comes from the coding sequence ATGGCTAGCTTAACTTATGCAGACGTCATTTCGCGTGAAACTAAGTATAAATCTCTGGCAGATTTAAGCGCTCGTATGCGAGATCTAGATAAAAGTAAAGTGATGACTACCTTAGTTGAATTACTCGATGATGAGTTTATCCCTTTACTTGCTGAAAAATGGAGTGTGACTGGTTATGACGGCGCGTTTTTAGCCGAAAGTGATAATTCGAAACGCAGTTTAATTAAGGTCGCGATCGAATTGCATCGTTACAAAGGCACGCCATGGTCGATTCGTGAAGTGTTGCGGCGCTTAGGTTTCGGTGAAATTGAAATTGATGAAGGGTTAAAAGCACGGACTTATGAGCATAAATTTGTGCAGACGATACCGTTAAGTGATAAATGGGCTTATTACGCCATTCGACTAAATCAACCGATTACCAATGACCAAGCGCAACAACTACGTAAGATTTTACGTAATTTCGCCCCAGCACGTTGCACATTAGCCGTACTGGATTATAAATCCGTACCGCTACGTTACAACAACAAAGCCCGTTATAACGGCAGTTATAACCACGGTTCAAACTAG
- a CDS encoding baseplate assembly protein: MNRYDVKVVDDNVESILRDAIAQYEKRTGKILQPAHIERLLINVYALRESLARQGINEAFRQTFPQYATGLALDLCGETFGCYRLLDKPARTILRFNIKGDHPSVLIPKGTRVAVSDDIEFITLNDDVITPLIAYVEIEAACNKAGTAGNGWELGRVKTLKSAVNFAGEITVTNIDVPSGGLAREEDDDYRKRILAAPEAFTSCGSVAAYDYHTRAVSQDIADVNVSNPRGGLVRITVLTKTGLPDSRLLNDVKQYVSPERRRPLCDTVEVIAPTKRDYQINATLTLLDGYREDIVKTKAREALQQYLSDKTKKLGIDVVPSAIISALRVEGVYDVNLIEPAKIVVSETEWANCTAINVEVAQERSNG; this comes from the coding sequence ATGAATAGATATGATGTGAAAGTCGTTGATGACAACGTAGAAAGCATTTTGCGCGACGCTATTGCGCAGTATGAAAAACGTACCGGCAAAATCTTACAACCAGCACACATTGAACGTTTACTTATCAACGTGTATGCACTGCGTGAGAGCCTAGCGCGCCAAGGTATTAACGAAGCCTTTCGCCAAACATTTCCACAATACGCCACGGGACTTGCTTTGGATTTATGCGGCGAAACTTTTGGTTGCTATCGTTTGCTGGATAAACCGGCTCGCACGATTCTACGCTTTAATATTAAAGGTGATCACCCGTCCGTTTTAATCCCGAAAGGCACGCGCGTTGCCGTTAGCGATGACATTGAATTTATTACACTGAATGATGATGTGATTACACCGCTTATCGCTTACGTCGAAATTGAAGCTGCTTGCAATAAAGCCGGTACTGCTGGCAATGGTTGGGAGCTTGGGCGCGTAAAAACACTAAAAAGTGCGGTCAATTTTGCGGGCGAAATCACTGTCACCAACATTGATGTGCCAAGTGGTGGTTTAGCGCGTGAAGAAGATGACGACTACCGCAAGCGAATTCTTGCCGCACCGGAGGCCTTTACCAGTTGTGGTTCCGTTGCCGCTTACGATTATCACACCCGCGCTGTATCGCAAGACATTGCCGATGTGAATGTCTCCAATCCACGTGGCGGTTTAGTGCGCATTACCGTACTCACAAAAACGGGCTTGCCTGACAGTCGTTTGCTTAATGATGTTAAACAATACGTCAGCCCGGAACGCCGTCGTCCATTGTGCGATACCGTGGAAGTGATAGCACCGACCAAACGAGACTACCAAATTAATGCAACATTAACGTTACTCGATGGATATCGTGAAGATATTGTAAAAACCAAAGCCCGTGAGGCTTTGCAACAGTATTTATCTGACAAAACCAAGAAACTTGGCATTGATGTTGTTCCATCTGCAATTATCAGTGCGTTACGAGTGGAAGGTGTATATGACGTCAATTTGATTGAGCCGGCAAAAATTGTGGTTAGTGAAACAGAATGGGCAAACTGTACTGCGATTAATGTTGAAGTTGCTCAGGAGCGCAGTAATGGCTAG